The sequence CGTCCGCTCGTTGGCCAGCGAGAACCGGTAGTCGGGGGTGTCCCCCTCCTCGCGGATCCGCTGCGGCGCGAACCACAGCCGTACACTCTGCGCGATCTTGTTCACACGGAAACCCTAGGGCCTGGCATCGGCCCGCCGCCCGCCGCCCGCCGCCCGCCGCCCGCCGCCCGCCGCCCGCCGCCCGCCGCCCGCCGCCCGCCGTGCGACGTCCGGCCGGCACGGCTCCAGCGGCCTCCGGCCCTCCGCGCGGCCGCAGGCCCCGGGTCAGCCCGCCCGATGCTCCCGCAGCCGCCGATAGGCCTCAAGGCCGTCGGGCACCCAGGGCCAGGAGCCGAGCCGCCGCTCCAGCTCGGCGTCGTCCAGGAACGTGTGCCAGGCGACCTCCTCCGCCTGCGGGGAGACCGGCAGCTCGCACCGCACCTGGTAGACGGCCGACCACCAGGTGTGCCCACCGTCCGCGTAGAGGAACCGGAACAGCGGCTCGGGCCGGGGAAGCCCCGAGACGCCCAGCTCCTCCTCCGCCTCGCGCAGCGCCGCCTCGTCGTACGACTCGCCCGCACCGACGACCCCGCCGACGAACATGTCGTAGTGCGAGGGGAAGACCAGCTTCGTGGGCGTGCGCCGGTGGACGAAGGTCCGCCCCCGTGCGTCCCGCGCCTCGATGAAGACGCAGCGGTGCCGCAGCCCCCGCGCGGTCGCCTCGCCGCGCGGGGCCTGCCCGATGACCTCGTCGTTCTCGTCGACGATGTCCAGAATCTCGTCAGAGGGCGTCATGCGCCTCATCCAACAGCACCCGGACGGTTGACGTGGCAGCGGCGGGTACCCAAGATCTGACGCACGGGTAACTTGTCGCCCGGCACCCCCTCCCCGACAGGACGGAACCCATGGCGTACGACGCTGATGTGATCGTGATCGGGGCGGGACTCGCCGGGCTGGTGGCCGCCGCCGAGCTGGTCGACGCCGGACGCTCCGTGATCCTTCTCGACCAGGAGCCCGAGCAGTCCATCGGCGGCCAGGCGCACTGGTCCTTCGGCGGGCTCTTCCTCGTGGACTCGCCCGAACAGCGCCGGATGCGGATCAAGGACAGCCGGGACCTGGCCCTCCAGGACTGGTTCGGCACGGCGGGCTTCGACCGCGAGGAGGAGGACCGCTGGCCGCGCCGATGGGCCGAGGCGTACGTCGACTTCGCCGCCGGGGAGAAGCGTTCCTGGCTCCACCAGCAGGGGCTGCGGATCTTCCCGGTCGTCGGCTGGGCCGAACGCGGCGGCTACGACGCGACCGGGCACGGCAACTCCGTACCCCGCTTCCACATCACCTGGGGGACCGGCCCCGGTGTCGTCGCCCCCTTCGAGCGCCGCGTCCGCGAGGGCGTCGCCAAGGGCCTCGTCCAGCTGCGCTTCCGCCACCGGGTCACCGGTCTCGCCCGCACGGCCGGGGCGCTCGACACGGTCACCGGCGAGATCCTGGAGCCCAGCGCCGCCGAGCGCGGCACCGCGAGCAGCCGGGAGGCCACCGGCGCCTTCGAGCTGAAGGCCCAGGCGGTGATCGTCACCTCCGGCGGCATCGGCGGCAACCACGACCTCGTCCGCGCCCAGTGGCCCGAGCGGCTGGGCACCCCGCCCGAGAAGATGCTCTCCGGCGTCCCCGCCCATGTCGACGGGCTGATGCTCGGCATCGCCGAGAAGGCGGGCGCGCACCACATCAACAGCGACCGGATGTGGCACTACACCGAGGGCATCGAGAACTGGAACCCGATCTGGGCCAGGCACGGCATCCGGATCCTGCCGGGCCCCTCCTCCCTCTGGCTGGACGCGCGCGGCAGGAGGCTTCCGGTCCCCCTCTTCCCCGGCTTCGACACGCTCGGCACGCTCGAACACATCATGCGCTCGGGCCACGGCTACACCTGGTTCGTGCTCAACCAGCGCATCATCGGCAAGGAGTTCGCCCTCTCCGGCTCCGAGCAGAACCCGGACCTGACCGGCAAGTCCGTCCGTGACGTGATCGGCCGGGCCCGCGCGGACGTGCCCGCACCGGTGAAGGCGTTCATGGACCACGGCGCGGACTTCGTCGTGGAGAAGGATCTCGACGCCCTCGTCCGGGGCATGAACGCGGTGACGGGCGACGGCCTGATCGACGCGGCCGGGCTGCGCCGCGAGATCACCGCCCGGGACCGCGAGATCGCCAACCCCTTCACCAAGGACCTCCAGGTCACCGCGATCCACGGAGCCCGCGCCTACCTGGGCGACCGCCTGATCCGCACCGCGAAGCCCCACCGGATCCTGGACCCGGCGGCGGGCCCGCTGATCGCGGTCCGCCTCAACATCCTCACCCGCAAGTCCCTCGGCGGCCTGGAGACGGACCTGTCCTCCCGCGTCCTGACCGCCGAGGGCACCCCGCTCCCCGGCCTGTACGCGGCGGGCGAGGCGGCGGGCTTCGGCGGCGGCGGAGTCCACGGCTACCGCTCCCTGGAGGGCACGTTCCTGGGCGGCTGCATCTTCTCGGGCAGGGCAGCGGGCAGGGCGGCGGCCCAGGCACTGTGAGCCTCTTCCCCTCCCCGGTCCTCCGCCGACCGGGGAACCGCGTCCGGGGCTGAGACCCGGCGGTCACTCCAGCCGCTCGACGACCCGGAACCGCTCCGCGACGATCATCGTCCCGTCGTCCACCGTGAACGCCGGGTCCCCCAACGCCTCCCGCATCTCCTCGCTGTGCCAGAACCGCTCGTGCCCCGCCCGCCACTGTGCGACCGAGGTGTACCCCTCGCCCTCGTCCAGCGCGTGCTGCAGATCGACGGCCCCCAGCGGCAGCACCCGTACCTCGGTCACCTCGACCACCGCGACCTCCCGCCCCTCCGAATCGATCAGCGCGGAGCGCTCGCCGACCGGAGGCAACTCCTCCTGCTCCAGTTCGTACTCGCACAGCAGCCCGGTGGTGGACACCTTCTCGCCGGACAGGACCGCCGCCACCAACCGGTCGCGCAGCGGGCCGGGAAAGGCGAGCAGGAAGGGGGCGAGGGGTTCACGTGGCTCCATGCAGGCAGTGTGTCAGGCGTCACCCGCGCCCCGCCCGTCGCACCCGCACGCTGCGCCGATGCCGCAGGCAGGGCGACGGGATCCAGCCAACTGACGGACACATGGCAGCAGTTGCCGGAAAGCGCCCCTTGACGTGGGGCATGGCCTGCCGATTTGCTGTGCGCGATCATCTGCTCGCACACCGCATCGAAGGAAGCCCGCGGCAATGTCCCCGCCCCCGCCGCCCCTGGGCCGCTCCCGCCGTCGGGGCAGCCGCTCGGACCAGGTCTTCGACCCGGCCCTCGACGACGACGAACTCATCGCCGCCCGCGGACAGTTCGTCCAGGGCAGGTGGTCCGAGGCGCGCACCCTGCTGGTGGCCACCGGCCAGGACTGGGACCGCCGCGGACATCGCGTACTCGCTCTCGCCGAGACCTCGTCCGCCGAGGACTGGGCCGGTGACTGGCTGCTCGTCGAGCCCGAGAGCGCCGACGCGGCCGTCCTGCTCGCCTGTGCCCGGGTCATGCGGGCGCTGCGGCCCAAGGCCAGGGCGAACAACGCCGCCCGCGCCCGGGAGGCCTGTCTGGCGGCCGCCCGCCTCACCCCCGACGACCCCACCCCCTGGCTCGCGCTGCTCCTGCTGGACCGGGGCCGCGACGACGGCGTGGACGAGACCGGCAGGCTCTTCGAGGAGGTGCGCTCCCGCCACCCCGATCACCACCACGCCCACCACGTGATGGCGGCCCTGCTCGCCGAGAGCAACCCCGAGAGCGGCCACGACCCGCTCCACGAGGTGTACGACTTCGCCGCCTGGGCCGCCGAACTGGCCCCCGCCGACTCCCCGCTGGCCGTGCTCCCGGTCGTCGCCCACGCCGAGCGCTACCGCGTCCTGGTCGCCGCCGGCATCGAGCCCGACGACCCGGCGCACTCCGGACACTGGTCCGGCCGCCGGGCCCGCCAGGTGATGAAAGCCGCCTTCGACTGGTGGCTGGAGTGGGAGCGCGACGACCACCCGCGCCACCGCCTCGACCTCAACTTCCTGGCCCACGCCAAGGTCTGCGAGGGCCGGCCCGCCGAGGCCGCCGCCCTCTTCCACCGCATCGGCTCCTACGCCACCCCCGCGCCCTGGTCCTACTCCGGCCGGGAACCCCACGCGGCGTTCACGGCCGCGCGCACCTACGCGCTCGGCACCCCGTGAACCCCGCGGCACAGCACGGAGCACAGCACGAAGGGCACCACCCCGCCACGAGGAACCACGAGAAAGGGACCCATCCCGTCATGTCGACCGGCAGTTCATTTTCCAGCGGGACCGGCACCACCGGAGGGACGGCGGACACCGGCGGGATCAACACCTACAAGGGCGAGGAACGCGCCCTGCGCGCCGACCGGCTCGGCACCCCCGGCCTCCTGCTCTCGGTGGTCGCGGCCAG is a genomic window of Streptomyces sp. YPW6 containing:
- a CDS encoding ASCH domain-containing protein — translated: MEPREPLAPFLLAFPGPLRDRLVAAVLSGEKVSTTGLLCEYELEQEELPPVGERSALIDSEGREVAVVEVTEVRVLPLGAVDLQHALDEGEGYTSVAQWRAGHERFWHSEEMREALGDPAFTVDDGTMIVAERFRVVERLE
- a CDS encoding NUDIX domain-containing protein, with protein sequence MTPSDEILDIVDENDEVIGQAPRGEATARGLRHRCVFIEARDARGRTFVHRRTPTKLVFPSHYDMFVGGVVGAGESYDEAALREAEEELGVSGLPRPEPLFRFLYADGGHTWWSAVYQVRCELPVSPQAEEVAWHTFLDDAELERRLGSWPWVPDGLEAYRRLREHRAG
- a CDS encoding FAD-binding dehydrogenase, encoding MAYDADVIVIGAGLAGLVAAAELVDAGRSVILLDQEPEQSIGGQAHWSFGGLFLVDSPEQRRMRIKDSRDLALQDWFGTAGFDREEEDRWPRRWAEAYVDFAAGEKRSWLHQQGLRIFPVVGWAERGGYDATGHGNSVPRFHITWGTGPGVVAPFERRVREGVAKGLVQLRFRHRVTGLARTAGALDTVTGEILEPSAAERGTASSREATGAFELKAQAVIVTSGGIGGNHDLVRAQWPERLGTPPEKMLSGVPAHVDGLMLGIAEKAGAHHINSDRMWHYTEGIENWNPIWARHGIRILPGPSSLWLDARGRRLPVPLFPGFDTLGTLEHIMRSGHGYTWFVLNQRIIGKEFALSGSEQNPDLTGKSVRDVIGRARADVPAPVKAFMDHGADFVVEKDLDALVRGMNAVTGDGLIDAAGLRREITARDREIANPFTKDLQVTAIHGARAYLGDRLIRTAKPHRILDPAAGPLIAVRLNILTRKSLGGLETDLSSRVLTAEGTPLPGLYAAGEAAGFGGGGVHGYRSLEGTFLGGCIFSGRAAGRAAAQAL